The Candidatus Nezhaarchaeota archaeon genome segment TACGTAGAGTAGTAGTTGAGAGGAAGGCTGACTTCGGGGTTGGGTACGATGGAGACGGGGATAGGGCCGTCTTCGTAGACGATAAGGGGAGGGTGTTGCTGGGGGACTCAGTAATCGCCATCCTAGCTCAGCACTACCTACCTAGGCACCCGGGGTCGGCGGTCGTGCTCGACGTAAGCTCCTCCCTAGCGGCCATAGAGGCCGTCGAGAAGGCCGGCGGCAGGGTGGTCGTCAGCCGGGTCGGGCACGCGTACATCATGGACGCCATGGTGAGCACGGGCGCCCTGATCGGCGGGGAGAGGAGCAGCCACCTCTACTTTAGAGACCTCTGGGGGATCGACGACGGGCTCTACGCCAGCCTAAAGGTGGCGGAGCTCCTCTCAGAGCTAAGAGAGCCTCTGTCTAAGCTCGTAGACCAGCTGCCGAGGTACTACTCTAGGTCTCAGAGCTACGAGTTCCCTGACCACGCGAAGTTTAGGGCGGTGGCCGACATAGCTAGCGAGGTTAAGTCTAGGGGGGTCAGGGTCGTAGAGGTGGACGGGGTTAAGGCGCTCCTAGACGAAGGCTGGTTCCTAATTAGGGCTAGCAATACCCAGCCCCTCATAAAGGTGACCGTGGAGGCCAGGACTCGAGAGGGCCTAGAGAGGCTGTTTAGGGAGGCTGAGGCGCTAGTCAAGGCTAGGGCTGCGCTCGGCCAGTAAATTTTAATAGGCGAGCTCGAAACCCCCCTTTCTCCTGTAGGAGGTGAGACCATCCCTTCCCCCGTCCAGAAGAACTCCTCGTACCTAAACGCTATGTCGACGACTAGCACGAGGAGTAGAGTGGAGGACCTGTGCCCGTCTAGCGGAATGTGCCCGCTGTGCATTAGGGAGTGCCCATTCCTCTGCGAGATATCGCTAGCATCCTTTAGGGGGCGCGAGGCCCTCTACCCAGACCCCCTGTACTTTGGTAGGAGCACGGCGGCCTCGCTAAAGGACTACTGGCTAGACTGGTCTCACTTCAATATACTCTCGAGGCTCCTATACGTGAAGGGGATAGAGGAGGACCCGGACGTAGCGCTCTTCCCGAACGTCGACGTGGAGGCTGAGGTCGGAGGCGTGAGGCTTAAGCTGCCGGTGGCGATAGGGGCCTACGGCTCCACGGAGGTCGCTAGAGTAAACTGGGACGGGCTAGCCATAGGCGGCGCTCTATCCGGGGTAATGGTAATCGCGGGGGAGAACATCTGCGGCGTAGACCCTGAGTCTAGGATCGAGGGGGGCAAGGTGACCTACTCGAAGGAGCTTAAGAGGAGGGTGGATGCCTTCAGGAAGTTCTGGGACGGTAAGTACGGGGACGTCGCCGTGCAGACGAACGTAGAGGACCAGAGGCTAGGCGTAGACGTCTACGCAATCTCAAAGCTCGAGGTGAACATTATCGAGAGGAAGTGGGGGCAGGGGGCTAAGGCCATAGGCGGGGAGATTAGGGTAAGTAGCTTAGAGAGGGCCCTCGAGCTAAAGCGGAGGGGCTACGTGATCATACCCGACCCCGAGGACAAGGGCGTCCAGGAGGCGTTTAAGCAAGGGGTGTTTAAGACCTTCGAGAGGCATAGCCGAGTTGGAATACCGAAGGAGAGGGCCTTCATCGAGGACGTCGAGTGGCTGAGGGAGCAGGGGGCTAAGGTGGTCGGAATAAAGACTGGCTGCTACAGCCCGGAGGCCGTGGCCTTCACGATGAAGGTGGCGTCCGAGGCTAGGGTGGACTACGTAGCCTTCGACGGCGCTGGCGGCGGGACCGGCATGAGCCCGGTCCCCATGATGAACGAGATGGGGACGCCGACGGTATACTTAGAGGCCCAGGTCTTAAAGTGCGCCGAGGTCTTGAGGAGGAAGGGTAGGTACGTGCCGGACGTGGTCATGGCCGGGGGCTTCGTAGACGAGACCCAGATATTTAAGGCGATAGCCATGAGCAACTTCGGGAGCGGGCCGTACGTAAAGGCGGTGCTAATGGCTAGGGCCCCGCTCACCGCAGTTATGAAGGCCTCGTTCTTCGCTGAGCTAGCTGAGAAGGGCAAGCTCCCAAAGGCCTTCGAGGAGGCCTTCGGCAGTGCGCCAGAGAAGTTCTTCATAATGGCGCCGGAGCTGAAGGCCGCGCTGAAGGAGAGGTTCGAGGAGGTCCCCTGGGGAGCAGTCGGGCTGTACACCTACCTGGACAAGGTTAAGGTGGGCCTGCAGCAGCTAATGGCTGGGGCTAGGAAGTGGAAGCTGAACTTAATCGACAGAGGGGACTTAGTAGCATTAACCGAGAGGGCTTCGAGGGCGACCGGGATACCGATGTTCGAGGACCTGGAGCAGGTAATGGAGAGCCTGCTTTCATAGCTTAGCTACCTCCTCCGCGCACCCCCGGTAGCTGAAGCGCCTAGGCGCTCGCTGGCCTGCTTAGCGGTACTCCTCCCTACGCCTAGCTCCCTATAGCTGAGCTCTTTAGCGCACCGCCCCCTGAGGCTAGACGCACAGCTCCTGGCTCCTCCTAGCGAGGCTCTAGAGAGGCCTCCAGCGAGGAGGCCCCTGAAGAAGCCTACTGAGGACGGACCTGCGGCTTAGCTAAGGGCCGTGGCTAAAGCGGCGCCCAAAGCCTTTTAGGGTAACTGCGCCCAGGTTAAGCCGTGGATTTGAGGCTGAGGCTAGGCTGCTTCTCTCCGGCCGCCTCAGTGATCGTGGCGGCGCTGCTGCTCGCCTCGTCGGCTAGCGCAGCCTACGAAGTCACGGGGGCGTGGGTGACGGTCTACCGCGACGGCGTAGCCCGCGTCAAGGTTGCTGCCTCGGTCGATGAGACAGACCCCTCAGTAACTATTCCGCTGCTCTCAAGCTCAGTGGTCAACGTCCTAGCGGTGGACGAGGAGGGGGAGGTGCTAGACTACGAGGTGGCCGGCCTCAACATAACGATCTACACCCTCGGGGCGGCTCGAGTAACCCTCGAGTACGATACTGGGGCCTTGACTAGGAAGGAGGCCGGGCTATGGACAGTGTCGTTCACGGCGCCGTTCAACCTAACCCTCCTCCTACCGGAGGGCAGCACGATTATCTACATAAACTCGGTCCCTGAGTCCATAGGCGTAGCGGACGGGAGGATTAGGCTAGTCCTCTCGAAGGGCTACTGGGAGGTTAGCTACGAGGTCCCTGTGGCCACGCCTCCCCCGCCCCCGCCGCCCGCGTTAGCCCCTCCGCAGCCCCCGGTGGGCTACTTGATCGGGGGAGGGGTCGCCGCCGCAGCGGCCATTCTAGCCGCGCTCGCTATTAAGCGTAGGGGGAAGGGGTTTCTTGGAGAGGAGAGGGAGAGGGAGGTTATCGCCCTCCTAAAGAAGAGGGGGGGTAGGGCTTTAGAGGCTGAGCTTAGGGAGGCCCTCCCGCACATCCCTAAGACGACCATGTGGAGGCTCCTGAGGAGGCTAGAGAAGGCTGGCCGCGTCAGGATTAGGAAGGTGGGCCTCCAGAACCTCGTGGAGCTTAGCTAAACTCCAGGGTGGCTGGTAGGCTTCGCCTACGTCCAGCGCGCCGCCTATGAGCTGGGCGTAGCCCCAGGGGGCTCCCTAGGGAGCGCGCCGCGGCGCTCTGCGCACTGCTTATAGGCTAGCTGGCTCTAGGGGCAGGGGCGCCCATGGCCTCTGGTCAAGGCCCCCCTAGCTTCTGGGCTGGCCTCTTCATCCTCCTCTTCCTCATAGCAGGGCTGGTCGCTAGGTCTAGGAGGACTGAGGTGCCTGTGTGGAGCATTATGGCCTTCGCGTCGCTAATAGCCGTGGTCTCAGGCCTCACCCCGATAGAGGCGGTGGCCTTGGTCATAGACGTGGACGTAATCCTGTTCCTGATAGGGATGTTCAGCATAGTGGCTGTCGCAGAGAGCTCTGGGCTCCTAGGCTTCATAGCCTACTCCGTAGCCCACAGGTTTAAGAGGACGTACACAGCCTTGGTCGCCCTCTCCTTAATCCTAGGCCTCCTCTCCGCGATAGCGATGAACGACACCATGGCCCTGGCGGGGCCCCCGATAGTCTACTCGTTCTCCAGGGCGATAGGCATAGACCCTAAGCCGGCCTTCATCCTCCTAGCCTTCTCCATAACCATAGGGTCGGTGGCCACCCCGATAGGGAACCCTCAGAACCTACTGATAGCCGTGGGCTCTAAGATGCCGTCCCCCTTCATAGACTTCGTCAAGCACCTACTCCTACCGACGCTAGTGAACCTGGTGGCCACGGCGCTCATCGTGGCCAAGGTGTACGGGATAAGCAACAGGAGGATTGAGGGCCACGGGCGCGGGGGAGAGCACTCGATAAGCAACCCTAGGGACGCCGCGATAGCCGCCCTGGCGCTCGCCTCGGTAATAGCCATCCTCGTAGTTAACGACCTGCTGGCCTTAATGGGGCTGCCCCACGTAGAGCACAGGGGCTTCATACCGTTCGTCCTGGCGGCCGGGCTCTACATAATGGTCTCCAGCCCCAGGGAGACCTTGAGGAGGGTGGACTGGGGGACCGTGGTGTTCTTCATGACCATGTTCGTGACCATGCACGGGGTCTGGAGGAGCGGGGTCCTAGACCCCCTGCTCAGCGCCTTCATGCCCAGCAGGGACGAGGGGGTGGCTAACTACCTAAGGATCGCGGCCTCCTCGCTAGTACTCAGCCAGCTCCTCAGCAACGTGCCGTTCGCTAAGCTGTTCCTAGACTACATGAAGGACCTGGGCTACACCCCCTGGGATACTGGCTCCTGGCTCACCTTGGCGATGGCGTCCACCATAGCCGGGAACCTGACGGTACTAGGGGCCGCGTCGAACATAATAATCATCGAGGTGCTGGAGTCTAAGTTCAATAGCACCATAACCTTCTCCGAGTTCCTCAAGGTCGGGTCCCTCGTAACGGCCGTCAACCTTGCGTGCTACACCGTATTTATGCACGTCCCTAGCCCGTGGTGATGCGCGCCGCCCCGCGCCCCTTAGCTAAGCTTCTCCTTGACGCTAAGGACGCCCTTGATCCTAGGGTCTAGGGAGGCCGCCATCCTTAAGGCTAGGGCGAGGGACTTGAAGGCAGCCTCCACCTTGTGGTGGTCGTCGCTCCCGTAGAGGACCTCCACGTGCAGCGTGGCCCTAGCGGCCGAGGCTAGGGACTTGAGGAAGTGGGCCACGTCGCTCGACGCCACGTCCTCTACTTGCGCGCTCCTCAGCTCTAGCTTAACGTTAGCGTACCCCCTGCCGCCTAGGTCTACGGCCGCCCTAGCTAGAGCCTCGTCCATAGGGGCGTAGGAGAAGCCGAACCTAGCTATCCCAGCCCTCTCGCCGAGCGCCCTATCTACAGCCTCCCCTAGCGCTAGCGCCACGTCCTCGACTACGTGGTGCGCCAAGTCCCCGGCGGCCCTTACCTTTAGGTCGATTAGGCTGTGGCGCGCCAAGGTCTCTAGCATGTGCTTAAGGAAGCGGGGCTCGACCGAGACGTCGTACCTGCCCTCTCCGTCTAAGTCTACCTCTACCTCCACCCTGGCCTCCCTAGTCTCCCTGACCACCCCTGCTCTACGCAGCGCCGACCACCTCCCTCAGGGCCTCGACCACCCTCCTATTAGCCTCCCTAGGGCCCACAGTTATCCTTAAGCAGTTCTCTAGTAGCGGTAGGCGGCCTCTATCGCGGACCAAGATCCCTCTAGCCAGTAGCGCTGAGCACACCCCCTCTGACGAGAGCCCCTCCTTAGCCACCCTGGCCAGGACGAAGTTGGCCTGGGAGGGGTACGGCCTAAGCCCGGGGATGGAGGAGAGCTGGGCAAAGAGCCACTCCCTCTGAGCCCTCACCTCCTCTATGAAGCGCTCCACCGCCCCCCACTCTTCTATGACGTAGCTAACAGCCCTCTGGGCCACCGAGCTGACCTTGAAGGGCAGCTCCGCCCGCCTAAGCAAGTCTACGACCTCGCGCCTACTAACTGCGTAGCCTACCCTTAGCCCGGCCATCCCGGCCACCTTAGAGAAGGACCTCAGGACCACTACGTTCTCTAGGCTTAGGGCTAGCTCGAGGGCGTCGTGGCTAGCGAAGTCTACGTAGGCCTCGTCTACCACCACTAGGCCGGGGGAGCCCTCAGCTACCTCCCTTACCTCCTCTAGGCCGTAGTGGCGCCCAGTCGGATTGTTAGGCGAGCACACGAACACGAGCTTCGCGGCCCCGGCAGCCTCCACCACCCTGCGCGCGTCTAGAGAGAAGTCTTCGCGCAGAAGGACCGCCCTCACCTTTACCCCGGCGACCCTAGCCGCCAGGCCGTACACCTCGAAGGTGGGCTCGACGATAACTACCTCGTCCCCGGGCTGAGTGAACACCTTGAAGAGGAGGTCTATCAGCTCATCAGACCCGCTGCTAACAGCCACCTCCCCCGCGTCCACGCCTAGGCGGCGGCTAATGGCCTCGGCCGCCTCCCTCCCGTAGGGCGGAGGGTACTTCCTAGGGTCTACTTCGCTAGCCGCCCTAGCAAGTATGCTTCGGGCCCACTCCTCACTAACTACGAAGTTCTCGTTCGAGTCGAGCTCTAGCACGCCTGAGGGGGGCTCGTAGGCTTCGTAGGGCCTCACCTGGGCGAGCCAGGGCCTAGCTAGCCTCTCAGCCAGCTTCATCTCAGCCCGTGGCTTAAGGACCGCCTCGATTAATAAACCCGCTGCCTCAGCATAGCTAGGCTTGCCTAAGCCTAAGTTCATAGTCTACCGCTGCCCAAGCTGCCGTAGCGCTCAGGCCTCTTCGCTAAGGTACTCATCCAGGCGCTGCCCCTACTGCGGGCGCCGCGTTAAGCTTAAGGAGGTGGAGGCCTTAGCCTACGCCCTCACGGCCGTGGAGGCCGCTGCGTCCGTGGCTAGGGTGAAGGAGGTGGACGCGGCCTCGGCTAGGGCTTAAAGAGCCACTTTACAATTAGGCCCTGCTGAGAAGCTAGGCATAGGTAGGCGACGGCCACCATTACCACTAGGGCCTTAACGCTGCTCACCCGCTTAGCTATGCTTAAGCTAGCGGCTATCGAGCCTATCATCACCGCCCAGAGGAGGGCGAAGACCCCTCCAAGGGCTGCGTAAGTCGCGTACCCAGCCGCCCCAGCCCTGAGGACGGCGTTGTGGATTAGCACGTAGACGGCGGCTGGGAGCATGCTTACGGCGGACCCCTCCATGAACCTAGCCATCCCCCTCCAGTCCCAGCTCCACTTCAACACGCTGACTACGGCGTAGGGGAGGATGGAGAGGGTGAGCCAAGTGGCGATGAAGGTGAGGGCCGAGAGGAGGGCCGGCTCAGTCCTAAAGTATAGGCCTAGCTCAGGTATAGCGAACACCCCCCTCCCAGGCCTCACGTAGGTTAAGATCACGTCCGTGTGGGTTAGGGAGCATAGGAGGGCGCCTAGCGCTAAGACTAGGGAGGCCGCCACCTTGAGCCTAGGCCCGGG includes the following:
- a CDS encoding glutamate synthase-related protein gives rise to the protein MSTTSTRSRVEDLCPSSGMCPLCIRECPFLCEISLASFRGREALYPDPLYFGRSTAASLKDYWLDWSHFNILSRLLYVKGIEEDPDVALFPNVDVEAEVGGVRLKLPVAIGAYGSTEVARVNWDGLAIGGALSGVMVIAGENICGVDPESRIEGGKVTYSKELKRRVDAFRKFWDGKYGDVAVQTNVEDQRLGVDVYAISKLEVNIIERKWGQGAKAIGGEIRVSSLERALELKRRGYVIIPDPEDKGVQEAFKQGVFKTFERHSRVGIPKERAFIEDVEWLREQGAKVVGIKTGCYSPEAVAFTMKVASEARVDYVAFDGAGGGTGMSPVPMMNEMGTPTVYLEAQVLKCAEVLRRKGRYVPDVVMAGGFVDETQIFKAIAMSNFGSGPYVKAVLMARAPLTAVMKASFFAELAEKGKLPKAFEEAFGSAPEKFFIMAPELKAALKERFEEVPWGAVGLYTYLDKVKVGLQQLMAGARKWKLNLIDRGDLVALTERASRATGIPMFEDLEQVMESLLS
- a CDS encoding DUF1922 domain-containing protein, whose product is MPKPKFIVYRCPSCRSAQASSLRYSSRRCPYCGRRVKLKEVEALAYALTAVEAAASVARVKEVDAASARA
- a CDS encoding SLC13 family permease — its product is MASGQGPPSFWAGLFILLFLIAGLVARSRRTEVPVWSIMAFASLIAVVSGLTPIEAVALVIDVDVILFLIGMFSIVAVAESSGLLGFIAYSVAHRFKRTYTALVALSLILGLLSAIAMNDTMALAGPPIVYSFSRAIGIDPKPAFILLAFSITIGSVATPIGNPQNLLIAVGSKMPSPFIDFVKHLLLPTLVNLVATALIVAKVYGISNRRIEGHGRGGEHSISNPRDAAIAALALASVIAILVVNDLLALMGLPHVEHRGFIPFVLAAGLYIMVSSPRETLRRVDWGTVVFFMTMFVTMHGVWRSGVLDPLLSAFMPSRDEGVANYLRIAASSLVLSQLLSNVPFAKLFLDYMKDLGYTPWDTGSWLTLAMASTIAGNLTVLGAASNIIIIEVLESKFNSTITFSEFLKVGSLVTAVNLACYTVFMHVPSPW
- a CDS encoding phosphomannomutase/phosphoglucomutase codes for the protein MLPEHVFRAYDIRGVYGRDLTEELAERVGLAFGCYVGGGGRKVAVGMDVRLSSPALAKALARGLMRAGCRVVGVGLVPTPALYYAVVSRGLDGGVMVTASHNPPEWNGFKLCVRGARIVAEGMGMEDVKALAQSPLLDGLGERGEVVEEPILDDYLSCILSRVKVSRGLRVALDLSNGCCALTAPRAFQELGCEVEALNSQLDGRFPGHLPEPTEEALSQLRRVVVERKADFGVGYDGDGDRAVFVDDKGRVLLGDSVIAILAQHYLPRHPGSAVVLDVSSSLAAIEAVEKAGGRVVVSRVGHAYIMDAMVSTGALIGGERSSHLYFRDLWGIDDGLYASLKVAELLSELREPLSKLVDQLPRYYSRSQSYEFPDHAKFRAVADIASEVKSRGVRVVEVDGVKALLDEGWFLIRASNTQPLIKVTVEARTREGLERLFREAEALVKARAALGQ
- a CDS encoding helix-turn-helix domain-containing protein is translated as MGLSDEEVSQIYQALGNPHRRKIIQLLGSRGPMSFSELRQSLNISIGALYHNLGQLGPLISQLSDKRYALTERGSAVYSLMKRELDLLEDSSSIATHPPWARGLLSLAHRLFFPKGLLSSLYAHPGPRLKVAASLVLALGALLCSLTHTDVILTYVRPGRGVFAIPELGLYFRTEPALLSALTFIATWLTLSILPYAVVSVLKWSWDWRGMARFMEGSAVSMLPAAVYVLIHNAVLRAGAAGYATYAALGGVFALLWAVMIGSIAASLSIAKRVSSVKALVVMVAVAYLCLASQQGLIVKWLFKP
- a CDS encoding imidazoleglycerol-phosphate dehydratase, which translates into the protein MVRETREARVEVEVDLDGEGRYDVSVEPRFLKHMLETLARHSLIDLKVRAAGDLAHHVVEDVALALGEAVDRALGERAGIARFGFSYAPMDEALARAAVDLGGRGYANVKLELRSAQVEDVASSDVAHFLKSLASAARATLHVEVLYGSDDHHKVEAAFKSLALALRMAASLDPRIKGVLSVKEKLS
- the hisC gene encoding histidinol-phosphate transaminase, with protein sequence MNLGLGKPSYAEAAGLLIEAVLKPRAEMKLAERLARPWLAQVRPYEAYEPPSGVLELDSNENFVVSEEWARSILARAASEVDPRKYPPPYGREAAEAISRRLGVDAGEVAVSSGSDELIDLLFKVFTQPGDEVVIVEPTFEVYGLAARVAGVKVRAVLLREDFSLDARRVVEAAGAAKLVFVCSPNNPTGRHYGLEEVREVAEGSPGLVVVDEAYVDFASHDALELALSLENVVVLRSFSKVAGMAGLRVGYAVSRREVVDLLRRAELPFKVSSVAQRAVSYVIEEWGAVERFIEEVRAQREWLFAQLSSIPGLRPYPSQANFVLARVAKEGLSSEGVCSALLARGILVRDRGRLPLLENCLRITVGPREANRRVVEALREVVGAA